The Triticum dicoccoides isolate Atlit2015 ecotype Zavitan chromosome 6A, WEW_v2.0, whole genome shotgun sequence genome has a window encoding:
- the LOC119315791 gene encoding GDSL esterase/lipase At2g04570-like, producing MAIDEKATNLQGKNPQRKYMWYTNMSMRRYAPIIVLQLCILSGEPVAAKVPALLVFGDSTVDTGNNNYISTVVRSDFAPYGRDLRLGNGQPTGRFSNGRLTVDFISEAFGLPPLVPPYLDPSANMSSLASGACFASAGAGYDNATSDLMSVLTIWKELDYFKEYAAKLRSFQGEEKAQETLTEALYLVSMGTNDFLENYYAVPHGHGNAAKYPTAAAYGGYVLGVAESFVRALHALGARKVDLNGMPPMGCLPMERTLGGACTEEYNAVAEDYNAGLRAVIDRLNGELGGARIVYGDVYGPVSDALAHPAAYGLENVEVGCCGATWRFEMGYLCNARTPLTCADAGKFAFWDAIHPTERLHRALADAKMNTTLHVFL from the exons ATGGCCATCGATGAAAAGGCCACGAATCTGCAGGGGAAGAATCCGCAACGAAAATATATGTGGTACACAAACATGTCCATGCGACGTTATGCGCCTATCATCGTCCTGCAGCTGTGCATCCTCTCGGGCGAGCCGGTGGCGGCCAAGGTCCCGGCGCTCCTCGTGTTCGGCGACTCCACCGTCGACACGGGAAACAACAACTACATCTCCACGGTCGTCAGGAGCGACTTCGCGCCCTacggccgcgacctccgtctgggcAATGGCCAACCCACTGGCCGCTTCTCCAACGGCCGTCTCACCGTGGACTTCATCTCCGAGGCGTTCGGCCTGCCGCCGCTGGTGCCGCCCTACCTCGACCCGAGCGCCAACATGAGCAGCCTCGCCTCAGGCGCatgcttcgcctccgccggcgccgGATACGACAACGCCACGTCTGATCTTATG TCCGTGCTCACGATTTGGAAGGAACTGGATTACTTCAAGGAGTACGCGGCCAAGCTGAGGAGCTTCCAgggagaagagaaggcgcaggagaCGCTCACGGAGGCGCTCTACCTCGTCAGCATGGGCACCAACGACTTCCTGGAGAACTACTACGCCGTGCCACACGGACACGGTAACGCGGCCAAGTACCCCACGGCGGCGGCGTACGGCGGCTACGTGCTCGGCGTCGCGGAGTCGTTCGTGCGCGCGCTGCACGCGCTCGGCGCGCGCAAGGTCGACCTAAACGGGATGCCGCCCATGGGCTGCCTCCCGATGGAGCGCACCTTGGGCGGCGCGTGCACCGAGGAGTACAACGCCGTCGCGGAGGACTACAACGCCGGCCTCCGCGCGGTGATCGACCGGCTCAATGGCGAGCTGGGCGGCGCGAGGATCGTCTACGGCGACGTGTACGGCCCCGTCAGCGACGCGCTCGCGCACCCCGCGGCGTACGGGCTGGAGAACGTGGAGGTCGGGTGctgcggcgccacgtggcggttcgaGATGGGGTACCTGTGCAACGCGCGGACCCCACTGACGTGCGCGGACGCCGGCAAGTTCGCCTTCTGGGACGCCATCCACCCCACGGAGCGCCTCCACCGCGCCCTCGCCGACGCCAAGATGAACACCACGCTCCACGTCTTCCTATGA